Proteins from a genomic interval of Xanthomonas sp. AM6:
- a CDS encoding type 4a pilus biogenesis protein PilO — protein sequence MSKKVNLKDLDFNNIGNWPQQAKIGFCVLLALFILILSWFLLISDKRDELGSLEQKETELRASFEKEQSRAVNLQPLKQQLAQMEQVLQQMLRQLPSRTEMPDLIIDISQTALSSGLANELFQPGPESPKEFYAEKPIALRMVGSYHQFGAFVSGVASLPRVVILTMHDINLQPKDKRAGITTRGELELSGTVKTYRYLDDKEMADQEKAAAAAKKASKQGGGA from the coding sequence ATGAGCAAGAAAGTCAACCTGAAAGACCTGGACTTCAACAACATCGGCAACTGGCCGCAGCAGGCCAAGATCGGTTTCTGCGTGCTGCTCGCGCTGTTCATCCTGATCCTGTCGTGGTTCCTGCTGATCAGCGACAAGCGCGACGAGCTGGGCTCGCTGGAGCAGAAGGAAACCGAGCTGCGCGCCTCGTTCGAGAAGGAGCAGAGCCGCGCGGTCAACCTGCAGCCGCTGAAGCAGCAACTGGCGCAGATGGAGCAGGTGCTGCAGCAGATGCTGCGGCAGCTGCCGAGCAGGACCGAGATGCCGGACCTGATCATCGACATCTCGCAGACCGCGCTGTCCAGCGGCCTGGCCAACGAGCTGTTCCAGCCGGGGCCGGAGTCGCCGAAGGAGTTCTACGCGGAGAAGCCGATCGCGCTGCGCATGGTCGGCAGCTACCACCAGTTCGGCGCCTTCGTCAGTGGCGTGGCGTCGCTGCCGCGGGTGGTGATCCTGACCATGCACGACATCAATCTCCAGCCCAAGGACAAGAGGGCCGGGATCACCACGCGCGGCGAGCTGGAACTGTCCGGCACGGTCAAGACCTATCGCTACCTGGACGACAAGGAAATGGCGGACCAGGAGAAGGCGGCGGCCGCGGCGAAGAAGGCTTCC